From Draconibacterium halophilum, one genomic window encodes:
- a CDS encoding LuxR C-terminal-related transcriptional regulator, with protein MKILVAYDQKLVADCISSYLIHHKHIQIVGMVNNQNNTFITINELRPDLIILEFMLWSAKNFEYISKLKLQFPNVKLLVISELISHELMEMIMPLINGYVVKTCSAEKVIEAIHEIVNSGKYLCPKAVDKFFSCSKHDQSESTLTYREKQVLSTWVTEETHNGIANSLHISKSTVRTHLKNIREKLGIVNHLQMMIYACKYNLLGNQHKPICPNCRFSVSTS; from the coding sequence ATGAAAATATTAGTTGCCTACGATCAGAAGTTGGTTGCTGATTGTATCAGCTCTTATCTGATACATCATAAACATATTCAAATTGTAGGTATGGTAAATAATCAGAATAACACATTTATAACGATAAATGAATTACGTCCAGATTTAATCATTCTTGAATTTATGTTGTGGTCTGCCAAAAATTTTGAATACATTTCTAAATTAAAATTACAGTTTCCAAATGTAAAATTACTGGTAATCTCTGAGTTAATATCTCACGAACTTATGGAGATGATAATGCCTTTAATTAATGGGTATGTTGTTAAGACCTGTTCTGCAGAAAAAGTCATTGAGGCCATTCACGAGATTGTAAATTCAGGAAAATATTTATGTCCGAAGGCAGTAGACAAATTTTTTAGTTGTTCCAAACATGATCAAAGTGAATCGACATTGACTTACCGGGAAAAACAGGTGCTTAGTACCTGGGTTACAGAGGAAACTCATAATGGAATAGCAAATTCCTTGCATATCAGTAAGTCCACCGTTCGTACACACCTAAAAAATATTCGTGAAAAACTGGGAATCGTTAATCATCTACAGATGATGATTTATGCCTGCAAATACAATTTGTTAGGGAATCAGCACAAACCTATCTGCCCGAATTGCAGGTTTTCGGTAAGTACTTCCTGA
- a CDS encoding DUF6088 family protein, with amino-acid sequence MKVAEKIEKKIKRMPEGTTFKYQQLGIAATEYSAATKAIERLIEKGVIKRITTGVFYKPKKSVFGELRPRETEIIKPYLYEQGKRIAYITGTALYNNMGLTTQVPKIVKIASRSKRIYIDSGSIKAKPVKSYVDVTEENYPLLEILDVLKDFTKIPDMDKKSGIRFLQDKLNSLSEKETNTLVKYALKYPPRVRAFLGAILNEISGQENSNLKQSLNPLTTYSLNLNENILTTAPNWNIK; translated from the coding sequence ATGAAGGTTGCCGAAAAGATAGAGAAGAAGATAAAACGTATGCCGGAAGGGACTACGTTTAAGTATCAACAATTAGGTATAGCAGCTACTGAATATAGTGCAGCCACGAAAGCAATTGAACGGCTAATCGAAAAAGGAGTGATAAAACGGATAACTACAGGTGTATTTTATAAACCTAAGAAATCAGTTTTTGGGGAGCTAAGACCGAGGGAAACAGAAATCATAAAACCCTATTTATACGAACAGGGAAAGAGAATTGCATACATTACAGGAACAGCCCTGTATAATAATATGGGGTTGACTACACAGGTTCCGAAAATTGTAAAAATTGCCAGCCGGAGCAAACGGATATACATTGATTCAGGCAGTATAAAAGCAAAGCCCGTAAAAAGTTACGTTGATGTTACCGAAGAAAATTATCCCCTGCTCGAAATTTTGGATGTATTAAAGGATTTCACAAAAATACCTGACATGGACAAAAAAAGCGGAATCCGGTTTTTGCAGGATAAACTGAACAGCTTATCTGAAAAGGAAACAAATACGCTGGTTAAATACGCATTAAAATACCCTCCCCGTGTCAGGGCTTTCCTGGGGGCAATATTAAATGAAATATCCGGCCAGGAAAACAGCAATTTAAAACAAAGCCTGAACCCGTTGACAACATACAGTCTCAACTTAAACGAAAACATTTTAACAACTGCACCAAACTGGAACATAAAATGA